The stretch of DNA GGAGCAGTGGCATCGCCCCACTGCACGGCTGTGGCATCGCTCCGCAGGCGCCGCCGGGGTGGCTCATGGCCGTGGGGGCCTCCCTGCCCCTCCGCCGAGTCCCCGGCGCCCGTCAGCGCCATTCGCTACGCGCGCGATGCGGTGGGTCCCGCGGGGCGCTCGCCCGCCCGGCTCTTCCTGCCAGGCCGGTCGCTGCACCGAGCGGGCCGTTCtcagcgcggccccggggcgaggCCGGTTTGCCCGCGTGCCCCGGTGCGGACGGGCTGCCTGGCCTCCGAAGCGATGCCGGTGCTGCCCCCGCCGTGCCGAGCGCCTCCACCATGCCGGCAGGGAGagggcggcgccggccccggcgagcAGCACCCGCCGTCGCAGCCCCGGGCGCGTAGCAGCTGGTCACGGCTCTCGCGCAGCTGCTTTGGcagggagggaaactgaggcaggacaGAACAGGCATCACTGCTGCGTCCTTTTGGGAGCtggttcatttaaaataaaacccgTGCCGTGAGCcgaggccgcggcgcggcgctgccgacGGTCCCTGCCGGAACAGCTTCTGCCGCTTCCCTCCGCTCCCCCGGCGACGCTCAAAAGGCTCTTTTCAGTGAGTCATTTTCTCTCTCGCTGTCCCGCTATCCAAGGAAAATGGTGACATTCGCCGCACAAAGTGTGTTCACCATGGAAACCGGCTGCAAGGAGGGAGAATGCCGCCCCGGCTCCTCCCAGGTTCCCCCTCGCATCCACCAGCACTAGAAGATGGCTCTCGAGCTCCCTTGCGAGCTCCGGCCAAGACTTTCCCAAGGTCCGGCTGTGCCGCTGCTCGCTGCCGGGGCCGGCGCAGCCACCTTCCCGCTGGGACCGCGGGGCTTcccccgccgccctgccgccTCCCCTGGGCGCTTTTCCCAAGGGCAGGCGCCGAGGTGGCGGGGATGGTGGCGAGGCCGGGCTCCCTGCCGGCCGTGCCGTGCTCCTGGGGGCTCGGAGAGGGGCTCCCCGCCGGATGAGGGAGGGATGCCGGGGGGCTGGGATAACGCGCCGcctccccgctgccgcccggctccTCGTGGCCATCGGGGCGGCCCTGGCTCCGGCCGCGGCTCCGCCAGCCGTTCCCCTCGGAGCGCGGCGGCTCCCTCCCGGTGGCTCCGCGGCCTTCCTGCTTCCTCCCGCCACAATCGCGCCGGTTGTTCGGGGAGGCTCCGGGCGGAATAGTAATGTGGCAGCTGCAGCGCTGGGCTGAGGGCGCGCGGGAGTGCGGGAGCGTGCGGCTGGGCAGCAaacgccgccgccggcggggggcACCCGGCTCCGGCCCCTGCGTGTCCTGGTGCCGGGGGGCCGCCGGCTTTGCCCGCGGTGCTCCGACCCCGCTGCTCCATGAGGAGGGCTCCGCCGGCACACGGGGCGCACCGGGAACGCCGCGGTGCCGTGGCCTCGTGCCGTGGCCGGCGTGCCTGGGGGTGCCCTGCCGAGCGGCGTTTCTCCCCGGCAGGCTGTGCCGGCGGGCGCAGGGTTCCCGGCGGCTCCGGGATGGGGGGGTCCCCGCAGGTGCCGGGatccccccccgctccccgctcatGCCGGCGCCCCCGCGTCTCCCCGCAGACGGCACCCCGCTCAGCGAGCTCTCCTGGTCCTCCTCGCTGGCCGTCGTGGCCGTTTCCTTCTCCGGGCTCTTCACCTTCATCTTCCTCATGTTGGCCTGCCTGTGCTGCAAGAAGGGGGACATCGGCTTCAAggtgagcgccggggccgggccgggggctgcagccccgcgcGTGCGGAGCTGAGGGCTCTCAgcaggacggacggacggacgggggtCCCCGGCTCTGCTCCACGTGCGGGACGCGGCCCCGCTGCCACGGCCGACGCGAGATGTGCCCCGGTCAGGCTGGTGTTGTACAGGGGAgctccgtgccccccccccccccggtgccctggCTATGCCCTCGCTGGGCTCAGCACCGCTGCAGGCCATATCCTGACCCCAGCTGGGCTCAGCATCATTTCAGGCTGTATCCTGACCCCAGCCGGGCTCCCTGCTCTTCAAGGGACCTGGATGCTGGATGCTGCAGGGCTCAGCATCGCTGCAGGCCATATCCTGACCccagctgggctccctgctcTGCACGGGACCTGGATGCTGCAGGGCTCAGCATCATTGCAGGCCCTATCCTGACCCCAGCCGGGCTCCCTGCTCTGCACGGGACCTGGATGCTGCAGGGCTCAGCATCATTGCAGGTCATATCCTGACCCCAGCCAGGCTCAGCACTGCTGCTGGTTGTATCCTGACCCTAGCCAGGCTCCCTGCTCTGCACGGGACCTGGATGCTGCAGGGCTCAGCATCATTGCAAACTGTATCCTGACCCAGCCGGGCTCAGCATCACTGCAGGCCGTATCCTGACCCCAGCCAGGCTCAGCACCGCTGCAGGCCGTATCCTGCTGGCAGCGGGGCTCCCGCAGCGCCGGGGGCCAGGCCAGGGCATGGTTAAAGGCCGCGCGGTCCCACCCCGCACGCCCCCGGGGGTGGGAGGCTCCCTGACCTCACAGGCACAGAATGTGCCGGAGAAACAGTTTTTCCCTAATTGCTGGGATTTTTGTGGAGGCTTGTGGCgcccgcgggggggcgggggtcaggcgggggggggacggggacggggacctGGCGCCTTGTGTaacggcgcggccgcggccgggggggggcgcggagccCCGCTTGCCCCCGCGGCGGGTATatagcggcggggccggcggcgactCGCAGCGCCGTGCACCatgcggcagcgccggggccggcgggatgCTCAGCCTGTGCTACCTGCTGGCCGAGGCGGCCttcggcggccgggggcgggcggcggcggcggggggcagccgggggccaGCGCGCTCCGCTCGCTctctgccccccgccccggcgcaggAGTTTGAAAACGCCGAGGGGGACGACTACGCCGGCGACTTCTCGGCGCAGGGCTCGCCCGCCCCGCAGCATGGCCCCGAGGTCTACGTGCTGCCCCTCACCGAGGTCTCGCTGCCCATGGCCAAGCAGCCGGGACGCTCAGGTAAgcggcaccgggacccccccagccccgcgccggggggggggccggcagggagggacgggggggggacaccggcTTCGGCAAAAGCTGCGCCTGGTCCGGGACCCCCCGACGGGCGCCGTCCCCTGTGCAtggggcgccgggccccgccggcccccagtCCGTGTGGATGGGCCCGCGGGTGGGAGAGGAATCCGGAGGGGGCCGGGCGCTCCCGGCCGGAGAATGGCCGCAGTGTCGCGGCGCTGGGCGGCACTGGGCGGCCCGGTCCCACAATGGCTCCATTGCTGCCCGGGGGCCGgtcccgcgccggggggggggggggggccggtccCGCGCCGGGGGAAAGGGGCTAAATGCCAGCGCCCCGCCAGGCGCCCGGCTCCATCCGCCGGTGCCAGCTCGGCAGGTCTCGGCtctccccggccccgccggggctgcccgggctgggGGGGAGCAGCTGCCCCGGTGCAGCCGGGGAGAGTCGCCCGGCTGCGGGCGCTGGACCGGCCGGAGCATCCCTGCCGGGTTGGGAGCCCACCCGCCCGCGGCAGCGAGGATGCCAGCGTGCCGCCGAGCCCCGGCGTGCCCCGGCATGGAGGGCACCGCCGGAGGCACCGAGGGGTCCCCGGGGCTCGGCCGCGAGAGGCGGGTAAGGGGGcgagcgggcagcgccggggcgggcgccggggcgcgcGGCCAGCTGGACCTGCTCCCTTACAGTGCAGCTCCTCAAGTCCGCGGACCTGGGTCGGCAGAGCCTGCTGTACCTGAAGGAGATCGGGCACGGCTGGTTCGGGAAGGTGAGAGCGGCCCCCGCGCACGCgcacgggcaggggcaggggggctgcgggtccccgctccgctccccccagGGTCGTTCCATACCCCCTTGGGATGCCCGGTCGGGACCCGGACGGGGCGCTGGTGCCACCCCGGCGGAGCgaggcggtgccggtgccggggggggggggcgaggggtgGCGGTGACGATGGGGGGGATGCGCCCGCCCGGTGCCCGCAGGTGTTCCTGGGCGAGGTGAACTCGGGCATCAGCAGCACCCAGGTGGTGGTGAAGGAGCTGAAGGTGAGCGCCAGCGTGCAGGACCAGATGCAGTTCCtggaggaagcgcagccctaCAGGTAGGCTCGGCGCCGAGCCGGGTGCTCTCCCGGCCCCCACCGTCCCTCCATGCTGGGGCTCCTTCCCGGCACGGTGGAGGCAGCGCAGTGGTCGCCGGAGAGGCGGcccgcggcgcggaggcggcgggttGCAGCGAGGTCGCGGGGAAGCCGAGGGgagggccgcgctgccccgctggCGCCGAACAAGCGCCTCATTGTGGCGCGGGGCGCTGGGACGTGGTGGTACCCATTCCCGAGCGTTCCCGGCGCTCCCCGCGGCCCGATGGCGCCAGGCGCCGGCGAGGTCTCGTCGCGGCGCCGTGCCCGACATGCGCCCCGCGCGCTCTCCGCCCCGCGCAGGGCTCTCCAGCACACCAACCTGCTGCAGTGCCTGGCCCAGTGCGCCGAGGTCACCCCCTACCTGCTGGTCATGGAGTTCTGCCCGCTGGTGAGTCCTGCATCCCGCTGCGAGCATCGCCCcaccgcggggggggcggggggtgatggctggcgctgcccccccccccccagggcgaCCTGAAGggctacctgcggagctgccggGGGGCCGACTCCATGGCGCCGGACCCCCTGACCCTGCAGCGGATGGCGTGCGAGGTGGCCTGCGGCGTGCTGCACCTGCACAGGAACAACTACATCCACAGGTAGGCTCGCCCCGcgcggcatggcacggcacggcacggcacggcacaccGGGACTCCCGCCCCACCGCCTGCTCCTCCTGCCCAACAATATCCTGGTGCTGAGTGAGTTGCACACGGAGACTCCAGCATCAGTGATTTTGTTGAGGAGGGGGGTGCGCTGCCATCGGGGGCCGCCGGAccttccccgccgcggccgggctctgctggcgggcggctgcggggcgccctggggtgcagccccgcggcccggggGCTCTGGGTGCGCCGGAGCGGGAGATCCCTACTGGCATCCCGCCCCACCGGGTGCCCTGCCTGGCTGCCTGCGCCCGGGGTCGCCCTCCCGAGCCTGCTGCCGTGGGAGGCACCGGCCTGTGCCCACTGCGGGCTCCCCGTCCGCGCGCGGCGCTGCAGGGCTGGTGCGTGGCCGCCTCCacgcccagcccggcccgcggcccagcTGCACCGTTAGGAAATGCCAGGGCTTATGTTGCCCGGGCAACCTCCGTTCTGCCTGGCTTCGCGCGCCACGGATGGAGCGAGGGACGCGGCGCAGCTGGAGCGCCGCGCAGGAATTCCTGCTGTGCACTTGGTGGCTGGTTATCGGCACGCCCCGCGCCAGGCAGCGCGGCCgctcgccccgcgccggcggctgCGCCCAGCCCTCGCCTGCGAGCCGCCGGCTCTTCCCTGCCGCTTGGGCTGCCGGCGGCCCCACGCGCCGGTCCCAGCGACGCGGTGTCTCCCCGGCAGTGACCTGGCGCTGCGGAACTGCCTGCTCACCGCCGACCTGACCGTCAAGATCGGGGACTACGGGCTCTCGCACTGCAAGTACAAAGTAAGGCTGCTCGGGGTGCGGGAGGGGGGGTGCAGAGCGGGACCTCGCAGCAGCGCCCGGCCGGCTCCTGCCGGGGCCGCGACTCGGGCTGGGCGCGGGGAGACTCGGGCCATGGTGctgcccccacacacacactcgcacTGCGCAGAGCCATGCATAGGCACACATATGCGtggtgcacagcacagagctgtgcacatatgcacacgcaTATGGCACTGCACAGAGCCCTTCATGCACTCACAGACTGCACACggctgtgcatgtgtgcacgcacACGTATGGCACTGCGCAGAgccctgcacacacgcacactgcaCACAGCTCTGCATGTATGCGTGCACGGATACAGCATCGCACAGAGCTCTGCATGCACAAACACTGCACAAcgctgcgcgcacacacacacacacacatgcactgcaCAGGGCTGCGCATGCGTGCACACACCCACGCCCCTTCCCATCCCTTCCCATCCCCAGGCCGGCACAGCAGGCACTCGCGCTCcccagcccggcagctctccgtGAGTGCGCAAGGGGCTTTTCCCCCCGAGTGCCGGCAGCGCCTGCCCCTCGGTGCAGCGGAGCGCCAGGCAGCCTGGCGGCGCCTCTCCGTGCCAGGGACATGTCCCTGCGTGCAGCTCCTGGCACGCCAGTCCCCAGGGgtgttggggaggagagggagagaggcaggaggaggctgcgGGTCCAGTAGGGGCTTAGGAGGGGGAGATGGtgggaaggggcagggagggaagaaggatgcGCTGGGGGGAGCACGTGCTGCGGGGCCAGGGACCCGGGGAGGATTGGGGCCAGGGGGCGAAGCCATGGGGCGGTCGgtgcgggcagggctggggggggccgcgggcgccgcggcgtGCTGGTCCCTTACGCGTAGGTTTGACGTTCTCTTCTCGTACTGACCCTGCATACTTGGCAGGACGACTACTTCGTGACGGCCGACCAGCTGTGGGTGCCGCTGCGCTGGATCGCCCCCGAGCTCATCGACGAGGTCCACGGCAACCTGCTCATCGTTGACCAGACCAAAGCCAGCAACGTCTGGTGAGTGGGGTGCGTGGGGGCCCACTGCGTGGGCTGGTGGTCCACAGGCTGGAGGAGAGGTGGCCACGTGGTGCAAGGACGCAGGCTCTGCCCACGTGGAGCAGGCACAAGTGCAGGGGTGGGCAGCACCGGGAGGCCCCGTGGTGGAGCGGTCCTGAGGCTgccggctggcatggggatgCAAAGGGCTCCTCCTTGCCCCGCAGGTCGCTGGGCGTCACCATCTGGGAGCTCTTTGAGCTGGGCAGCCAGCCCTACGACCACTACTCCGACCGGCAAGTGCTCGCCTACGCCATCAAGGAGCAGCAGCTCAAGCTGCCCAAGCCCCAGCTGAAGCTGTCGCTGTCGGAGCGCTGGTGAGGAGCCCGTCCTCCGTCCTCCCCGCGGCCGGGATGCGTGTCAGAGTCGGGAGCCGTGGCCCTGCACATGCGGGTCTTGCAGGTGGCCGTGCGCGGGGGTCTTGTAGATGGTCATGCTCAGGGATTTTGCAGGTGGCCATGCGTGGGGGTCTTGGAGATGGTCATGCTCAAGGATTTTGCAGGTGGCCATGCGTGGGGGTCTTGCAGGTGGCCGTGCATGGGCCCCATGGCTTGCACGGGTGCCGGGGACACGGCACGGGTGGGCGGCCGGCGCTGACCGCCCGCTCTCCGCCGCGGCAGGTACGAGGTGATGCAGTTCTGCTGGCTGCAGCCCGAGCAGCGCCCGACGGCGGAGGAGGTCcacctgctgctctcctacctctgCGCCAAAGGGGCCACGGAGGCCGAGGAGGAGTTCGAGAAGCGCTGGAACTCCATGAAGCCCAACGGCGGCGGCTCCGGTGCCAGCCACCCCGGTGCTGAGCTCTCCTCCTTCCCGCTGCTGGAGCAGTTCGCAGCCGACGGCTTCCCGGCCGACGGCGACGACGTCCTCACGGTCATGGAGACCAGCCACGGCCTCAACTTCGAGTACAAGTGGGAGCACACCAAGACCGAGCACTTCCAGGCGCCGCTGGGCGCCCtgagccccggcagcgccgcccgctACCACGAGCTCTACTACCCGGCCGCCTCGGCGGGgcgcctcggcctcggcctctcGCCCTCCTGCTACGCCTGCGAGCGgcagggctgcgcggggctgccggcgcccGGCGTGGTGCCCATCCTGGGCGCCCACAGCCCCTCGCTCAGCAGCGAGTACTACATCCGCATcgaggggccggcggagggcgGCGCCGAGCTCGACGCCGGCGCCTACAGCCccgtcgctgccgccgccgccgccgcctcgccgggcACGGAGCCGCTgctgggccccgcggccgcctgggAGCCCGCCGAGCGCGGCCCCTACGcctgccgccggccgcggccccgcggctacGAGCCGCCCGCCCGCGACGGGGCCGACCGCTACCTgctggaggaggacgaggaggaggaggaggacgacgaggaggatgaggaggaggagatggagcgcATGGTGGCCCGGCACCGGGACTGGCCCgtccccggcgggcggcgggacgTCTTCGCTGACCCGCTGGGTGTCTCGCCGCCGGGGAAGCGGGCTGGCTGCGGTGAGGagagcccgccgccggcgccgcggcagccCTGGGCCTCCAACAGCTCCTCCAACAACAacagcggtggcggcggcagtggcagcagcagcccaCCGGCCCGGCAGCCCGCCGCCGGCGACAGCTGGTGCTACCGGCACATGATCACCTTCCGCGGGCTCATGGCCAAGCCGCTGGGCTCGGTGCCGCGTGACCCAGCCCAGCCTgccggctccccgcggggccAGGCCGTGCGGCGGGTGCCGCCGGAGCAGCCCCCCGGCGAGGACGGCGGATCCCGGCCGGAGCCGGCGGCTCTGCTCGGCGCCAGCGGCTCCTCGCCCTCCCCGCCGTGCCTGGCCTGGCAGCTCTGTGATGCGTCCGTGCCGGGAGGCGATGCCGGCCCCGCggtcccgccggcgcccgccgagcCCGGAgacggcgcccgccccgcgccggaggcccccgcgccggctgccGCCGAGGACGGCCAGCGCCCCGAGGCGGAGCAGACGTCGGACAAGACCCTCTCCAGCGCCAGCTTCCCCAGCACGGACGACGGGAGCGACGAGGACACGGCGGAGCTCACCTCCGGCGTCTTCACCGACTTCTCCGGTGACTACGCGGAGCGGGCGGAGGTGGCCCCGGCCTTCAAGTCGCTGCAGAAGCAGGTGGGGACGCCGGACTCGCTGGAGTCCCTGGACATCCCGTCCACGGCCAGCTCCTGCGAGGGCTTCAGCCCCACGGCCTTCGCGCCGCCCGGCCAGCCCCGGGCGCTCGACAGCGGCTACGACACCGAGAACAACGAGTCGCCCGAGTTCGTCCTCAAGGAGCCGCACGAGCCCCGCGAGCCCGAGGGCTTcagcgcgccggggaagggcggCGAGGGGGACGGCGCCGCCCCGGAGACGCGGCTGCCCTCGCCCCCGGGCGCcgagccgcccggcccggccgcgaaGAACCCCTGCCGCGACTCGGCCTACTTCTCCGATGGCGACGCTGAGGCCGAGCGGGGCCGCGAGGACGGCGACGGCTCCGATGCGCCGGTGGTGGACAACCGTCCCCGCGCCCAAGACTGGAGActggcccccggcgcggcggaggagccgccgcgGGGGACAGAGACGGAGAACGCCGAGCAGCCCCCGGCCAACGCGGTGCCGGCGCCGGGTGGCTCCCCGAGCCCCGGCAGGGACGCGTGTCCCGCGGtcgccggcgccgcggcaggcTCCGTGCCGCCCGAGATCTTCTCCTCGTCCGCGGCGGCAGCGAGCCCCGAGGGGGTGGCCCGGGGGGACCCGTCCGCGTCCCGGGGCGTCTGCGGACTGGGGGGAGACGAGGCTGGGGGCGAGCAGACTGCGGACCCCGGGCCGGTGCCGCCGGCGGAGGGTCCGTGCCGGTCGGTGCCGGgcggctccctgctgctggccgccctggAGCGGCGCGAGgagcccgaggaggaggaggaggacacggAGGACAGCGATGAGTCGGACGAGGAGCTGCGCTGCTACAACATCCAGGAGCAGAGCGAGGAGAGCGAGGACGAGCCGGCGGCCGTGCCCATCGTGGTGGCCGAGAGCCACAGCGCCAGGAACCTGCGGAGCCTCCTCAAGATGCCCAGCCTGCTCTCGGCCTCCTTCTGCGAGGACCTGGAGCGCAAGAAGAAGGCCGTGTCCTTCTTCGACGACGTCACCATCTACCTCTTCGACCAGGTGAGGGGCTCGGCCGGGCCGAGGGGCCCCcgctttgggggggggtggggtgggggggtcgtTTCCCAACGTGTCTCCTCGTGCCCAGGAAAGTCCCACGCGGGAGCTGGGCGAGCAGAGCTTCCCGGACGTCCCCGAGCCTCCGGGGCAGCCCCCGGCCAGCGGCAGCCCGGCGGAGAGGCTGAGCGCCTCGGACGACTCCTCGGACGGGAACGCGTCTGAAGagagtaaggggggggggggcgagcggcCCCCCGGGACGGAGGGTGGCGGGGGGTGGCGAGGGGGGGGGCTGGCGGCATCCCCGTCCGCCCCAGCCCTCTCCCTCCGCGTCCCAGGCGGCGGCTTCGAGTGGGACGACGACTTCCCGCTCGTGCCGGTGAAGGCGTCCCTGATGTCCTCGCTGGCGGGGACGCCGGCGGAGCCCCCCCCGGCTGTCCCCTCCCTGCTGCCGGCCCAGAAGCAGGTGCTGCCGCTCCAGTTCTCCCGCTTCACCGTCTCGCCGGCCCCCGTCTCCCGCTTCTCCATCACCCACGTCTCCGACTCCGACATGGACTCCGTTGGAGGTGAGTCTCTCCGGCGGCGCCGTGCCCTGGGACGGTGCTCGGCATTGCAGGAGCACCATGTCCCGCATCCCATCCCTGCACACCGGAGGATGCCCGGCCGTGTCCTGCATCCCATCCCCGTGTGCCCAAGGATGCCCAGCCATGTCCTGCATCCCATTCCCGTGTGCCGGAGGATGCCCAGCCATGTCCTGCATCCCGTCCCTATGTGCCAGAGGATGCCCGGCCGTGTCATGCATCCCATTCCCGTGTGCTGGAGGATGCCTGGCCATGTCCTGCATCCCATCCCCGCATGCTTGAGGATGCCCAGCCATGTCCTGCATCCCGTCCCTGCGTGCCAGAGGATGCCTGGTCATGTCCTGCATCCCATTCCCATGTTCCGG from Apteryx mantelli isolate bAptMan1 chromosome 19, bAptMan1.hap1, whole genome shotgun sequence encodes:
- the AATK gene encoding serine/threonine-protein kinase LMTK1; this translates as MGRLAAAAAAAAMSAAFLSPSLAFSSHFDPDGTPLSELSWSSSLAVVAVSFSGLFTFIFLMLACLCCKKGDIGFKEFENAEGDDYAGDFSAQGSPAPQHGPEVYVLPLTEVSLPMAKQPGRSVQLLKSADLGRQSLLYLKEIGHGWFGKVFLGEVNSGISSTQVVVKELKVSASVQDQMQFLEEAQPYRALQHTNLLQCLAQCAEVTPYLLVMEFCPLGDLKGYLRSCRGADSMAPDPLTLQRMACEVACGVLHLHRNNYIHSDLALRNCLLTADLTVKIGDYGLSHCKYKDDYFVTADQLWVPLRWIAPELIDEVHGNLLIVDQTKASNVWSLGVTIWELFELGSQPYDHYSDRQVLAYAIKEQQLKLPKPQLKLSLSERWYEVMQFCWLQPEQRPTAEEVHLLLSYLCAKGATEAEEEFEKRWNSMKPNGGGSGASHPGAELSSFPLLEQFAADGFPADGDDVLTVMETSHGLNFEYKWEHTKTEHFQAPLGALSPGSAARYHELYYPAASAGRLGLGLSPSCYACERQGCAGLPAPGVVPILGAHSPSLSSEYYIRIEGPAEGGAELDAGAYSPVAAAAAAASPGTEPLLGPAAAWEPAERGPYACRRPRPRGYEPPARDGADRYLLEEDEEEEEDDEEDEEEEMERMVARHRDWPVPGGRRDVFADPLGVSPPGKRAGCGEESPPPAPRQPWASNSSSNNNSGGGGSGSSSPPARQPAAGDSWCYRHMITFRGLMAKPLGSVPRDPAQPAGSPRGQAVRRVPPEQPPGEDGGSRPEPAALLGASGSSPSPPCLAWQLCDASVPGGDAGPAVPPAPAEPGDGARPAPEAPAPAAAEDGQRPEAEQTSDKTLSSASFPSTDDGSDEDTAELTSGVFTDFSGDYAERAEVAPAFKSLQKQVGTPDSLESLDIPSTASSCEGFSPTAFAPPGQPRALDSGYDTENNESPEFVLKEPHEPREPEGFSAPGKGGEGDGAAPETRLPSPPGAEPPGPAAKNPCRDSAYFSDGDAEAERGREDGDGSDAPVVDNRPRAQDWRLAPGAAEEPPRGTETENAEQPPANAVPAPGGSPSPGRDACPAVAGAAAGSVPPEIFSSSAAAASPEGVARGDPSASRGVCGLGGDEAGGEQTADPGPVPPAEGPCRSVPGGSLLLAALERREEPEEEEEDTEDSDESDEELRCYNIQEQSEESEDEPAAVPIVVAESHSARNLRSLLKMPSLLSASFCEDLERKKKAVSFFDDVTIYLFDQESPTRELGEQSFPDVPEPPGQPPASGSPAERLSASDDSSDGNASEESGGFEWDDDFPLVPVKASLMSSLAGTPAEPPPAVPSLLPAQKQVLPLQFSRFTVSPAPVSRFSITHVSDSDMDSVGGSSEDGDRE